From the genome of Phytohabitans rumicis, one region includes:
- a CDS encoding DUF6519 domain-containing protein has protein sequence MTGGDITRVTFDPTRHFSGVRMQQGRVQLDADWNEQVDIAAYHGRTTARDVIGPTGAPKQSGGFRLQATADGTDLTIGAGRMYVAGVLCETESGSTATRDLTDSGVRVESLVLDGRELAVHDWVELRGTGAPALARLSTVDVADSRLGFADDIDAGALAGTVRLRRVRTYTTQPDLPRPELTEQANSAAPRVLDLPDGAYLAYLDAWERPVTALEQPSIREVALGGPDTATRTQIVAQVRLAALAAAPDPLDPAADIPEWTVLTAAPDGRMAAFAEAEDPATTPCVLPETAGFQGLENQLYRVQIVSATSLLWSRENASVTASWTQRNGAELTLGSAAPDRALGFAADGWIELTDDTHQLRGATGTLVQLTKVEGTLLTVRESTATGPLDLAAFPVRPRVRRWDSPGPVPLTRDTDIELEDGVQVRFPSGGSYRAGDHWLIPARTGTANVEWPRDSAGRPLAVRPHGIRHWHARLALVVSAGGTLTVTDWRTPFPALTELTAADVAYDNSQCALVDTGTVQEALDRLCQERDLRFHNRHLHGWGIVNGLALRCGPNPAGDPRHIVTVEPGYAIDAEGEDRLLDAPGIEVDVATEIQRLRDRGIEVLDEDGDGELCLRLGLDSQGGTAIVAEKRAPVPEEDASLLAGTLWADFWADCIGPVSDFLRRELADDPDRPAGPAQERRAALVNLSNQAVNPKTGHQVFISEREDVIIRGFYTGLRALLRSETFCAMFENARPVPVYPLEDLGMDTIFGRGGHNRLRLHPSGDQAWTFGAGVNPVGPKPFINRYDLNRQVLVAEIDPVAGAQRTGGPKLSANADTGTGAVLDVAISPDGRRIFVAIASRTEDNTIFRSGSIRPTGVGWAPPVTICGIKLVSLATTAADNANVYAVALKKVQIQTPDKNGGTTTSFQWRSAGLRGINPDQIDPNNVPEVPLTPEFAPTGPMTIDTSGRAVLAGRVPETDATTYAKLLQINLPGRQVRWTVDLPASGTDGLSFARAGRTAAVYAVVKPGADKAIVGFALSNGAALTPDPIEVTNTGIGLAGAGTQLLVTESANNIVRMVDPSADAFVPTWGLPTQVQPTAVAVTTGGRAVVLNQVSDTLTIVDAELLSPTFVFPSAELVAYRTAMLNAFADLTGGFLQYVKDCLFDHFLVRAPQPTGAEKLWLGCVSIRANQVYKVCNFSGRKYVKSFPTVGYWLSLVPLQPLIARAVEWLGCLVLPEHFGKYSADPDDDADDLLPLGSLLDLVDWAQGRTSWASSTTCAAGPRSPPARRCPRSARSPRRSRRRAGRVSRRPLWSVSPPPTWRRSCASGA, from the coding sequence ATGACCGGTGGTGACATCACCCGCGTGACCTTCGACCCCACCCGCCACTTCAGCGGCGTGCGGATGCAGCAGGGCCGGGTCCAGCTCGACGCGGACTGGAACGAGCAGGTGGACATCGCCGCGTACCACGGCCGGACCACCGCGCGGGACGTGATCGGCCCGACCGGGGCGCCGAAGCAGAGCGGCGGCTTCCGGCTCCAGGCGACGGCCGACGGCACCGACCTCACCATCGGCGCCGGCCGGATGTACGTCGCCGGCGTGCTCTGCGAGACCGAGTCGGGCAGCACCGCGACCCGCGACCTGACCGACAGCGGCGTACGCGTCGAGTCGCTGGTGCTGGACGGCCGGGAGTTGGCCGTGCACGACTGGGTGGAGCTGCGCGGCACCGGCGCCCCCGCACTGGCCCGGCTGTCCACCGTGGACGTGGCCGACAGCCGGCTGGGTTTCGCCGACGACATCGACGCGGGGGCGCTCGCCGGCACGGTACGGCTGCGCCGGGTGCGGACGTACACCACCCAGCCGGACCTGCCCCGACCTGAGCTGACTGAGCAGGCGAACAGCGCCGCGCCGCGCGTGCTCGACCTGCCCGACGGGGCATACCTGGCCTACCTGGACGCCTGGGAACGGCCGGTCACCGCGCTCGAACAGCCGTCCATCCGCGAGGTGGCGCTCGGCGGGCCGGACACGGCGACGCGTACCCAGATAGTGGCTCAGGTCCGGCTCGCCGCGCTGGCGGCGGCGCCCGACCCGCTCGACCCAGCTGCCGATATCCCGGAGTGGACGGTCCTGACCGCCGCGCCGGACGGCCGGATGGCGGCGTTCGCCGAGGCCGAGGACCCGGCCACGACGCCGTGCGTGCTCCCGGAGACCGCCGGCTTCCAGGGCCTGGAGAACCAGCTCTACCGGGTGCAGATCGTGTCCGCCACGAGCCTGCTGTGGAGCCGGGAGAACGCGTCGGTGACGGCGTCCTGGACCCAGCGCAACGGCGCCGAGCTGACGCTGGGCAGCGCCGCGCCGGACCGGGCGCTCGGTTTCGCCGCGGACGGCTGGATCGAGCTGACCGACGACACCCATCAGCTGCGCGGCGCCACCGGCACGCTGGTCCAACTGACCAAAGTGGAGGGCACGCTGCTGACCGTGCGGGAGAGCACCGCGACCGGCCCGCTCGACCTGGCCGCGTTCCCGGTGCGCCCGCGGGTACGCCGGTGGGACTCGCCGGGCCCGGTGCCGCTGACCCGGGACACCGACATCGAGCTGGAAGACGGCGTCCAGGTGCGCTTCCCGAGCGGCGGCTCCTACCGCGCCGGGGACCACTGGCTGATACCGGCTCGCACCGGAACCGCCAATGTGGAATGGCCGCGGGACTCCGCCGGCCGCCCGCTCGCCGTACGCCCGCACGGGATCCGGCACTGGCACGCCCGGCTCGCCCTGGTCGTCTCCGCGGGCGGCACGCTCACCGTCACCGACTGGCGCACGCCGTTCCCCGCTTTGACCGAGCTGACCGCCGCGGACGTCGCGTACGACAACAGCCAGTGCGCGCTGGTGGACACCGGGACCGTGCAGGAGGCGCTGGACCGGCTGTGCCAGGAGCGGGACCTGAGGTTCCACAACAGACACCTGCACGGCTGGGGCATCGTCAACGGCCTGGCGCTGCGGTGCGGCCCCAACCCGGCGGGCGACCCGCGGCACATCGTCACGGTGGAGCCGGGGTACGCCATCGACGCGGAGGGCGAGGACCGGCTGCTCGACGCCCCGGGGATCGAGGTCGACGTGGCCACCGAGATCCAGCGGCTGCGGGACCGCGGCATCGAGGTCCTCGACGAGGACGGGGACGGCGAGCTGTGCCTGCGCCTCGGCCTCGACAGCCAGGGCGGCACGGCCATCGTCGCGGAGAAGCGCGCCCCGGTCCCGGAGGAGGACGCGTCATTGCTCGCCGGCACGCTGTGGGCGGACTTCTGGGCCGACTGCATCGGCCCGGTCAGCGACTTCCTGCGCCGCGAACTGGCCGACGACCCCGACCGCCCGGCCGGCCCGGCGCAGGAGCGCCGCGCCGCGCTGGTCAACCTGAGCAATCAGGCGGTCAACCCGAAGACCGGGCACCAGGTCTTCATCTCCGAGCGGGAAGACGTCATCATCCGCGGGTTCTACACCGGCCTGCGGGCGCTGCTGCGCAGCGAGACCTTCTGCGCCATGTTCGAGAACGCCCGGCCGGTCCCCGTGTACCCGCTGGAGGACCTGGGGATGGACACCATCTTCGGCCGGGGCGGACACAACCGGCTGCGGCTGCACCCGTCCGGCGACCAGGCGTGGACGTTCGGGGCCGGGGTGAACCCGGTGGGCCCGAAGCCCTTCATCAACCGGTACGACCTGAACCGGCAGGTGCTCGTCGCCGAGATCGACCCGGTGGCCGGCGCCCAGCGGACCGGCGGGCCGAAGCTGTCCGCCAACGCGGACACCGGTACCGGTGCGGTGCTCGACGTGGCGATCTCGCCGGACGGGCGGCGCATCTTCGTGGCGATCGCCAGCCGTACGGAGGACAACACCATCTTCCGCTCCGGCAGCATCCGCCCGACCGGCGTCGGCTGGGCCCCGCCGGTCACGATCTGCGGGATCAAGCTGGTGTCGCTGGCCACCACCGCTGCCGACAATGCCAACGTGTACGCCGTGGCCCTGAAGAAGGTGCAGATCCAGACGCCGGACAAGAACGGCGGGACGACCACGAGCTTCCAGTGGCGCAGCGCCGGGCTACGGGGCATCAACCCGGATCAGATCGACCCCAACAACGTGCCCGAGGTGCCGCTGACCCCGGAGTTCGCGCCCACCGGACCGATGACGATCGACACCTCCGGCCGCGCCGTGCTCGCCGGCCGGGTACCGGAGACGGACGCCACGACGTACGCGAAGCTGCTCCAGATCAACCTGCCCGGGCGGCAGGTGCGCTGGACGGTCGACCTGCCCGCGTCCGGCACCGACGGGCTGTCCTTCGCCCGCGCCGGCCGCACGGCAGCCGTGTACGCCGTCGTGAAGCCCGGTGCGGACAAGGCGATCGTCGGCTTCGCGCTCAGCAACGGCGCCGCGCTGACGCCGGACCCGATCGAAGTGACCAACACCGGCATCGGGCTGGCCGGCGCCGGTACTCAACTGCTCGTGACCGAGTCGGCCAACAACATCGTCCGCATGGTCGACCCGAGCGCCGACGCCTTCGTACCCACCTGGGGGCTGCCCACGCAGGTCCAGCCGACCGCGGTCGCGGTCACCACCGGCGGCCGCGCGGTCGTGCTGAACCAGGTCAGCGACACCCTGACGATCGTGGACGCGGAGCTGTTGTCACCGACATTCGTCTTCCCATCCGCGGAGCTTGTCGCGTACCGGACGGCCATGCTCAACGCGTTCGCCGACCTGACCGGCGGCTTCCTGCAGTACGTCAAGGACTGCCTGTTCGACCACTTCCTGGTACGGGCGCCGCAGCCGACCGGCGCGGAGAAACTGTGGCTGGGCTGCGTGAGCATCCGCGCCAACCAGGTGTACAAGGTGTGCAACTTCTCCGGCCGCAAGTACGTCAAGAGCTTCCCCACGGTCGGC
- a CDS encoding putative baseplate assembly protein, whose protein sequence is MYQCGSDLRRALVRAARVVNGIDFLEVSADQRRLFVTFVLPLTGADRVPAGPPLAVHHVTVEGGVRRRGIAVTAVSAAGRVLTVDVSQEGDFSTYTLRLRGTDPDRPDDPPQGFDPRLSAVDFSFKAGCDNEFDCPTPPAPPPAPLAPAPDIDYLAKDYDSLRRLMLDRLATTLPGWTERSPADLQVTLVELLAYAADRLSYRQDAAGTEAYLATARHRVSVRRHARLLDYRMHDGANARAFVHFEVNQDFAVAPPQTDPVTGVVLDAPVRLLAGAPDAATPPLVFLPLHGQALRVAHNAIDLYAWGERDCVLVTGATTASLVDGDLSLVAGDLLLLDGARPQVVRLTGVRALNDPVTGTDVVDVTWDPADALRADLPLTGAVARGNIVAVDHGEPFTGERPLPPAAPESGRYRPRLPRAPLTSGTPYDATVPAALVPHRDPAAALPAAQLHSPGIVWSARPDLLASNAFDPGFVAEVEADGTALLRFGDDAYGRAPEAGEPFTARYRVGSGAAGNLPAGAITGMVPADGRVVRVSNPLPAAGGVDPESAALVKLLAPHAFRRQERAVTEADYAAVTQRHPGVQKAVARLRWTGSWHTVFITVDRLGGAEVTPEFEAELRDFLERYRRAGHDVEIDGPVPVPLYLELAVCVQPNALAPAVKAALQEALGALFHPDNFTFGQSLYLSQVYRAALAVPGVASVRTTAFHRYGHRAPATVPEVVTAGPLEILRLANDPNFPEHGRLELTVAGGR, encoded by the coding sequence ATGTACCAGTGCGGCAGCGACCTGCGGCGGGCCCTGGTACGCGCGGCCCGGGTGGTCAACGGCATCGACTTCCTGGAGGTCTCGGCCGACCAGCGCCGGCTCTTCGTCACGTTCGTGCTGCCGCTGACCGGCGCCGACCGGGTGCCGGCCGGGCCGCCACTGGCGGTCCACCACGTGACCGTCGAGGGTGGCGTACGCCGGCGCGGCATCGCGGTGACCGCCGTGAGCGCGGCCGGCCGGGTGCTGACCGTCGACGTCTCGCAAGAGGGCGACTTCTCCACGTACACGCTGCGGCTGCGCGGCACCGACCCGGACCGGCCGGACGACCCGCCGCAGGGCTTCGACCCGCGACTGTCCGCCGTGGACTTCTCCTTCAAGGCGGGCTGCGACAACGAGTTCGACTGCCCCACGCCGCCCGCACCGCCGCCGGCGCCGCTCGCCCCCGCGCCGGACATCGACTACCTGGCCAAGGACTACGACAGCCTGCGCCGGCTGATGCTCGACCGGCTGGCCACGACCCTGCCCGGCTGGACCGAGCGCAGCCCGGCCGACCTGCAGGTCACCCTCGTGGAGCTGTTGGCGTACGCGGCCGACCGGCTCAGCTACCGGCAGGACGCCGCCGGCACCGAGGCGTACCTGGCCACCGCGCGGCACCGGGTCTCGGTGCGCCGGCACGCCCGGCTGCTGGACTACCGGATGCACGACGGCGCCAACGCGCGGGCGTTCGTCCACTTCGAAGTCAACCAGGACTTCGCCGTCGCGCCCCCACAGACCGACCCGGTGACCGGCGTGGTCCTCGACGCCCCGGTCCGGCTGCTGGCCGGCGCGCCGGACGCGGCCACGCCCCCGCTCGTCTTCCTGCCGCTGCACGGCCAGGCACTGCGGGTCGCGCACAACGCCATCGACCTGTACGCCTGGGGCGAGCGGGACTGCGTCCTCGTCACCGGCGCCACGACGGCGTCCCTGGTGGACGGTGACCTGTCGCTGGTCGCCGGTGACCTGCTGCTGCTGGACGGCGCGCGCCCCCAGGTCGTCCGGCTCACCGGGGTACGCGCGCTGAACGACCCGGTCACCGGCACCGACGTGGTCGACGTGACCTGGGACCCGGCCGACGCGCTGCGGGCCGACCTGCCCCTGACCGGCGCGGTGGCGCGCGGCAACATCGTCGCGGTCGACCACGGCGAGCCGTTCACCGGTGAGCGCCCGCTGCCGCCCGCCGCCCCGGAGAGCGGGCGGTACCGGCCCCGGCTGCCGCGCGCCCCACTGACGTCCGGCACACCGTACGACGCCACCGTCCCCGCCGCCCTCGTGCCGCACCGCGATCCGGCCGCCGCGCTGCCGGCCGCGCAGCTGCACTCCCCCGGGATCGTGTGGTCGGCCCGGCCGGATCTGCTCGCCAGCAACGCGTTCGACCCCGGCTTCGTCGCCGAGGTGGAGGCCGACGGCACGGCCCTGCTGCGCTTCGGCGACGACGCGTACGGCCGCGCCCCCGAGGCCGGCGAGCCGTTCACCGCCCGGTACCGGGTGGGCAGCGGCGCCGCCGGAAACCTGCCCGCCGGCGCCATCACCGGGATGGTGCCCGCCGACGGCCGGGTGGTCCGGGTCAGCAACCCGCTGCCCGCCGCGGGTGGCGTGGACCCGGAGTCCGCGGCACTGGTCAAGCTGCTCGCGCCGCACGCCTTCCGGCGCCAGGAGCGGGCGGTCACCGAGGCGGACTACGCGGCGGTGACCCAGCGCCATCCGGGCGTGCAGAAGGCGGTGGCCCGGCTGCGCTGGACGGGCAGCTGGCACACCGTCTTCATCACCGTCGACCGGCTGGGCGGCGCCGAGGTGACGCCGGAGTTCGAGGCCGAGCTGCGCGACTTCCTGGAGCGGTACCGCCGGGCCGGCCACGACGTCGAGATCGACGGTCCGGTGCCGGTGCCGCTGTACCTGGAGCTGGCCGTGTGCGTACAGCCGAACGCGCTGGCGCCGGCCGTGAAGGCCGCGCTGCAGGAGGCACTCGGTGCCCTCTTCCATCCGGACAACTTCACCTTCGGGCAGTCGCTGTACCTGAGCCAGGTGTACCGGGCGGCGCTGGCCGTGCCGGGGGTCGCCTCGGTGCGGACGACCGCGTTCCACCGGTACGGACACCGGGCGCCGGCCACGGTGCCCGAGGTCGTCACGGCCGGGCCGCTGGAGATCCTGCGACTGGCCAACGACCCGAACTTCCCCGAGCACGGCAGGCTCGAGCTCACCGTGGCAGGTGGCCGATGA
- a CDS encoding GPW/gp25 family protein, with the protein MDVAFPFRTDAHGRTATATPDEHLRDLIEQVLFTSPGERVNRPDFGAGLLPMVFQPASEPVVAAVRMAVQGALQTWLGDRIQVRDVVVESEDSTLRVTVRYAVLGRQEPVTAVFTRTL; encoded by the coding sequence ATGGACGTGGCCTTCCCGTTCCGGACCGACGCGCACGGGCGTACGGCCACCGCGACGCCGGACGAACACCTGCGTGACCTGATCGAACAGGTGCTCTTCACGTCGCCGGGCGAACGCGTCAACCGCCCGGACTTCGGCGCCGGCCTGCTGCCGATGGTGTTCCAGCCGGCCTCCGAACCGGTGGTCGCGGCCGTGCGGATGGCGGTCCAGGGCGCGCTGCAGACCTGGCTCGGCGACCGGATCCAGGTGCGGGACGTGGTGGTGGAGTCCGAGGACAGCACGCTGCGGGTGACCGTCCGGTACGCCGTCCTCGGCCGGCAGGAGCCGGTGACGGCCGTGTTCACGAGGACGCTGTGA
- a CDS encoding phage baseplate assembly protein V — protein sequence MSDQYWGKYRGVVSDTSDPLMIGRIRAIVPDVLGDEPSGWALPCAPFGGEQSGFFALPAGGALVWIEFEHGDPDYPIWTGAWFGSASDLPSVLLSPPYQKVMIQTQAGHQVILDDTPGVGGITLQTADGQKLSLTSTGIEIDNGQGGTVKLTGPSVKVNDGALEVT from the coding sequence GTGAGTGACCAGTACTGGGGCAAGTACCGGGGCGTGGTGTCGGACACCAGCGACCCGCTGATGATCGGCCGGATCCGCGCGATCGTGCCCGACGTGCTGGGCGACGAGCCGAGCGGCTGGGCCCTGCCGTGCGCGCCGTTCGGCGGTGAACAGAGCGGCTTCTTCGCGCTGCCGGCCGGCGGCGCCCTGGTCTGGATCGAGTTCGAGCACGGCGATCCCGACTATCCGATCTGGACCGGCGCGTGGTTCGGGTCCGCCAGCGACCTTCCCTCGGTCCTGCTGTCCCCGCCGTACCAGAAGGTGATGATCCAGACCCAGGCCGGGCATCAGGTGATCCTCGACGACACGCCCGGCGTCGGCGGGATCACCCTGCAGACGGCGGACGGCCAGAAGCTGTCGCTCACCTCCACCGGCATCGAGATCGACAACGGGCAGGGCGGCACCGTCAAGCTCACCGGCCCCTCCGTGAAGGTCAACGACGGCGCCCTGGAGGTGACCTGA